Proteins from one Carcharodon carcharias isolate sCarCar2 chromosome 19, sCarCar2.pri, whole genome shotgun sequence genomic window:
- the LOC121291746 gene encoding zinc finger protein 271-like, giving the protein MDENLFKCEVCDKSFSCSSQFCMHQHIHTWEKPFKCDVCDKAYLTSSSLLRHQKNHTGEKPVKCMVCDKAFTRISNLLDHQTIHTGQKAFKCDVCDKAFVASSSLLRHRRNHTGEKPFRCEVCEVAFTQSSDLLMHQRIHTGEKPFKCEVCNRAFTWSSTLVQHQRIHTGEKPFKCEVCDKSFSHSSNLRSHQRIHTGEKPFTCEVCDKSFSESSNLRAHQRIHTGEKPFRCEVCDKAFTHSSDLLKHQRIHTGEKPFTCEVCDKSFSESSNLRAHQRIHTGEKPFRCEVCEKAFTHPSDVLKHQQRHTDEKPLQSEVCNQTFEQSLILV; this is encoded by the coding sequence ATGGATGAAAACctattcaagtgtgaggtgtgtgacaaatcattctcatgTTCATCTCAATTCTGTATgcaccaacacattcacacatgggagaaaccattcaagtgCGACGTTTGCGATAAAGCTTACTTGACATcttcaagcctccttagacaccaGAAGaaccacacaggggagaaaccagtCAAGTGTATGGTGTGTGACAAAGCCTTCACACGAATTTCAAACCTCCTGGACCACCAAACAATCCACACAGGACAGAAAGCTTTCAAATGTGATGTTTGTGATAAAGCTTTTGTGGCATCTTCGAGTCTCCTTAGACACCGGAGGAATCACACAGGGGAAAAACCCTTCAGGTGTGAGGTTTGTGAGGTGGCTTTCACCCAGTCCTCTGATCTTCTGATGCACCAGAGGATTCATacaggggagaaacccttcaagtgtgaggtgtgcaaCCGAGCCTTCACATGGTCATCGACGCTTGTAcaacaccaacgcattcacacaggggagaaacccttcaagtgtgaggtgtgtgacaaatcattctcacactcatcaAACCTCCGCAgtcaccaacgcattcacacaggtgAGAAACCATTCACTTGTGAGGtatgtgacaaatcattctctgAGTCTTCGAACCTCCGCGCAcatcaacgcattcacacaggagagaaaccattcaggtgTGAGGTTTGTGACAAGGCTTTTACCCACTCCTCCGATCTCCTGAAGCACCAGCGGATCCACACAGGTGAGAAACCATTCACGTGTGaagtgtgtgacaaatcattctctgAGTCATCAAACCTCCGTGCAcatcaacgcattcacacaggagaGAAGCCATTCAGGTGTGAGGTTTGTGAGAAGGCTTTCACCCATCCCTCTGATGTCCTGAAGCACCAGCAGAGGCACACTGATGAGAAACCACTCCAGTCTGAGGTGTGCAACCAAACCTTTGAACAGTCATTGATACTTGTGTAA